From the genome of Fimbriimonadaceae bacterium, one region includes:
- a CDS encoding helix-turn-helix transcriptional regulator, translated as MRYRTDTRALVLAVLAEEPLHGYGISKAIKARSSKVLKMGEGQLYPILHELEERGWVTAEWEMQDEDPPRRVYSITEEGGGELKRRSKEWETFVSAVGTVLQPPPRRTLEPGHE; from the coding sequence ATGAGATACAGAACCGACACACGCGCCTTGGTTCTTGCGGTGCTGGCCGAAGAGCCTTTGCACGGCTACGGCATCTCCAAGGCGATCAAGGCCCGTTCGAGCAAGGTCCTCAAAATGGGCGAAGGGCAGCTGTATCCCATCCTCCACGAGCTCGAGGAGCGGGGGTGGGTCACCGCGGAGTGGGAGATGCAGGACGAAGACCCGCCCCGCCGCGTCTACTCGATCACGGAGGAGGGCGGCGGTGAGCTGAAGCGCCGTTCGAAGGAGTGGGAGACATTCGTGTCGGCCGTAGGCACCGTGCTGCAGCCGCCCCCTCGCCGCACCCTGGAGCCCGGCCATGAGTAG